A single window of Nicotiana tomentosiformis chromosome 1, ASM39032v3, whole genome shotgun sequence DNA harbors:
- the LOC138909110 gene encoding uncharacterized protein encodes MVSSPVATPPIQPARGGGHAGRGRLRGGGQARCYDFSGRTEAVASEAIITGIITVCHRDASVLYDLGSTYFYESSYFASSLDMSRGSLSTHVYVSTPVGDSIMVDHVYSSCFVPIGVYETRGDLLLLNIMDFDVILGMDWWSPYHTILDCHAKTVTLAMPGLPRLDWRGLLGHIPSRVVSFLKAQWMVEKGCLAYLAFVRDVSADTPTVESVLADQCPSNIHAPDEHRDSAIS; translated from the exons ATGGTTTCTtctccagttgctactccacctatACAGCcggctagaggtggaggacatgcgggtagaggacgtcttagagggggaggccaggctcgcTGTTATGATTTCTCTGGTAGGACAGAGGCTGTTGCATCAGAAGCtatcatcacaggtattattacggtctgtcatagagatgcatcagttttatatGATTTGGGTTCCACTTATTTTTATgagtcatcctattttgcttcatctTTGGATATGTCTCGTGGTTCTTTGAGTacccatgtttatgtgtctacacccgttggggattctattatggtagatcatgtctatagttCTTGTTTTGTCCCTATTGGGGTCTATGAGACTAGGGGTGACCTTCTATTACTTAATAtaatggattttgatgtgattttgggcatggattggtggTCACCGTAtcacactattcttgattgtcatgctaagaccgtgacattggctatgccggggttgccgaggttaGATTGGAGAGGTTTATTAGGTCatattcctagtagggtggtgtcaTTTCTGAAGGctcagtggatggttgagaaagggtgcttggcatacttagcctttgtgagggatgttagtgctgatactcctaccgttgagtcagttctg gctgaccaatgtcccagcaacattcatgcacctgatgaacatcgtgattcagccatatcttga